A single genomic interval of Arthrobacter methylotrophus harbors:
- a CDS encoding LysR substrate-binding domain-containing protein, whose product MLDVRRLRLLHELKIRGTLAEVADAMKYSPSSVSQQLTLLEKEAGVKLLRKSGRRVQLTPQAEILVEHTAALLATLERAETDLAASLSTVTGTVRLAVFQTAALALMPDFLTIMKGQYPEVRVEMIQREPETALYETWARDFDIVVAEQYPGHAAPHHPGLDRATLTSDAIRLATPPPGLGGETISSLADTAALPWVMEPRGAASRHWAEQACRSAGFEPDVRYETADLQAQIRLIESGNAVALMPDLVWTGRNTPVQLLDLPGLPKRTVFTSTRTAGRIHPAILACREVLERVAAERA is encoded by the coding sequence ATGCTGGATGTCCGCAGGCTGCGCTTGCTGCACGAATTGAAGATCCGCGGAACACTCGCCGAGGTGGCCGACGCCATGAAGTACAGCCCGTCGTCGGTGTCCCAGCAATTGACCTTGCTGGAAAAGGAGGCCGGCGTGAAACTGCTGAGAAAGTCCGGGCGACGCGTCCAACTCACCCCGCAGGCCGAGATCCTCGTGGAACACACGGCGGCCTTGCTGGCCACGCTGGAACGCGCAGAAACGGACCTTGCAGCCTCCCTTTCCACGGTGACGGGAACGGTGCGGCTGGCAGTGTTCCAAACGGCCGCCCTGGCCCTCATGCCGGATTTCCTCACCATCATGAAGGGCCAGTACCCGGAAGTGCGCGTGGAGATGATCCAGCGCGAACCCGAGACAGCGCTCTATGAAACCTGGGCCCGCGACTTCGATATTGTGGTGGCCGAGCAATACCCCGGACACGCCGCGCCGCACCACCCCGGACTCGACCGGGCCACCCTGACCAGCGACGCGATCAGGCTGGCCACTCCCCCGCCCGGCCTGGGAGGTGAAACTATTTCCTCGCTCGCGGACACGGCGGCGCTGCCGTGGGTCATGGAACCGCGCGGCGCGGCGTCAAGGCACTGGGCGGAACAGGCGTGCCGCTCCGCGGGATTCGAGCCCGATGTCCGCTACGAGACCGCCGACCTCCAAGCGCAAATCCGCCTTATCGAGTCCGGCAATGCCGTGGCCCTCATGCCGGACCTCGTCTGGACGGGCCGGAACACGCCAGTCCAGCTACTGGACCTTCCCGGGCTACCCAAGCGGACGGTCTTCACTTCAACACGCACCGCCGGCCGCATCCACCCGGCAATTCTGGCGTGCAGGGAGGTGCTGGAACGGGTGGCCGCGGAGCGTGCATAG